GTGAGAACAACATGCCACTCCTCTCTCCTACAAATGTACAAGTCATACTGCTCTGAAACAGGTTTTGTTCCTTTGTCAGATTCTACTCTCTACAAAATTCTGTCTACATGCTCTGCAAGTAATAGAACCAACCTAACAGGTCTAGACAACATTGCCACTGATGGTGCTGCAGCTGTAGATGACCTAATAAAAATGTGTGACCAATTAAAAGGATTAGGATCTGAAACAAATACAGTTGCCAATCTCACCACTGCCTTAAAATCCCTAAAGATGTACCTCAAGTCAGAATATAAATTTAGCGTGGGACTATCTAGTGGATGCCAAGATCATTGTTTGAAGTTTGCTTTGAGTCACCCAACCAATGTGCTGTTGCAGGAAGAATGTGATCATTCCCATGAAGAAATTTGTGGAAAATGCAACATCCTCAATGAAATAAACAGTGCCTTGTTTAATGAAATCCAAAATATCAGaagtaagtaatttttttttgcagagcaatatttcaatttttttaacaattttttagaaTTAGAGCTTAGCTATTTTATATTCGCAGCAAAGCACTTcatttaacatgtattttaatattccCATTTTTTGTTCACAGCATCTGACGTAGCAGAAGAGTTAGCATTAACAGCAGAGAAAGCTCTTGAGAAAATATCAGATTGGAAAGCCCACATACTAAGGACTCAGAACCAAGAAGAGGGTAGATATAGAGCATTAGAAGAGCTGCAGCCACACCAACTTCTGATTATTATGGACTGGGCAATGAAGTTCCTTCCTGCACTTTATAGAGAAAAGCAGTCAGATTTTTTTGGACAAAAAGGCATGAGCTGGCATGTTtctgttgctatatttagagcAGAAGATGGATCTTTGAAGGTACCTTTCAAGATATTATTCAGACAATGTcacacatttttaatatatcaatGATATAAAGATTGAGAACTCTATATACAAATGATATACATAAGACATTGACTAATTGGACCCATTTGAATAAGATGGAATTAGATTGTCTTTTAATTTGATAGAGAGAAAACAATCTGTAGTAGTATACAGCATATTGATTATGCATGTATAGGTATGAACATGATAAATCCAACTTTGCATTTATAGCACAAGACATTCAATCACATTTTTGGAGCAGTGAGGCAAGATTGGTTTGCTGTTGCATCAGCCATCGAGCACATCCTATAGAGTATAAGAGTACAAATGCCTGGAATTGAAGAAGTTTTTTTACGAAGTGACAATGCAGGTTGCTATCACTGTGGGTGCCTGTGGCTGAGCATGCATGGAATTAGTGAAAGAACAGGTGAGATTTCAATTGCCtgaaatgatttttctttattgttataTTTGGGTATAAAAggaaaccatgatattttttgttgttttattttaaacaaacattggtTTATGATTGCATCATAGATTTTTTTGGCAGAATTTGTGCAAATGATGAAAGTAGTGTTTATAAggttttaataacttttttttcaggTATCAGCATTGTACGCTATGACTTCAGTGAACCTCAGGCAGGAAAAAGTTATTGCGATGCCAAAATTGCCCATATGCGATCCAAATTAAGGATGTTTGTTTCATCTGGAGAAAATGTAACAACACCATTTGACACGAAGAAGGCAATAATGGATGGAAGTGGTGTAGCAGGATGTCAATGTGCAGTTGTGAAAGTTGACAGGAAAAACCAGACAATGACTAGTCATTGCATCAAGGGAATCACCAACATTAATAATCTTGCCTTTGAAGGAGATGATATCATTGCCTGGCACAGTTTTAGTATTGGTATTGGTATCAAGATAAAAAGAGAAGATGTCTTGAAAAGTGAGCAGCTTGACACAGGACTCATCATACTGTCTGACTTTGAAGAACCATCAAAAAACTATGGTGTGATCTCTCACATAAAAAACTGTTCAGTTACACCAACCAGTATTTTCCACTGTTCTGAATTAGGCTGTAATCAGCAGTTTTCCTCATACCAAATACTTCAAGAGCATATTCTTCTGGATAGACATGTTCAAGAGAAAACATCAACTTATGATGCTCTACGACATCATTGGTCCGAGTTGTGTAATTCCAATTTGTTCATTTCTAAACAGCTGGTGCAAATAGGCAGAGATCACCATACCCTTGTGAAGAATTCATCAGTAGAGAAGCTTCAACATAGATGGGCACTGAAAAAAACAAGGAAATTTGCACGCTTCTCTTCCAAAgtgaaagattttctccatagaGTTTTTCAAGAGGGCGAAGAATCAGGTAGGAAAGCAATTCCTGTTGAAGTATCTCAACGTATTAAATCTTTGCGAAACAGCACTGGAGAGAAGTTTTTCAATCCCGATGAATGGCTGCAGCCTTCTCAGATTAACTCCTTTTTTTCAAGACTTTCTCTGAATGCAAAAGCAAAGGATATCAAGGATGAACCAGAAGAAGATGACTATCTGCGAGAAATACTGCAGTCAATATATGAGGAAGAAGAAAGAGACAGCATTAGAGATGCCATGACCTTAGAACTTGACAGTCCAATATGATTGTATAAACTTGAAAATGTAGAAATATTGGTGCTGTCTTTCAATGATTGTTGGTTTGTTTAGATAATGTCTGTATGTACATCTAACATGCATGGAATCATAAATGATATGTGGCAAAACCTAGgtgtatttttatatgtattctTTCAGCTTCTGTGGTTGTCATGGCAATAACAGTTGTGATAATGCATAGATATCTAAAAAGTAGATTTCAAAAGAAAGGAAATATACATGTgggttatttttttgtattaatttttatcaattttaaagaattaaaatgaaaaaaagctaAACTTTAATTTGCTCACAGTCATAATTACTAGCTAATAGACTCTttgtgattttgaaatattcctTGTTGAAACATATTAGCACAGGACTTTACTTTGATTCATATATAGATATACACGTGAAAAGTCATTTCTGCTTCAACTCTTTCTGTAGTCATTATGCTGCCATGGTAAcagaaatttacaatttatctaaattttgaattctgaGGATTGGCATTCTCAATTCtgtatatttgaaattaatgaatGTTTCGTTTAATATCTCAGTTtgatcttttaaatatttgacaaaattttattttactcaaATACAGATTgtgatgatattttttgttgctAAGGTAAAAGAGTAATACTAAGATTCCAAATGCTTTAATTCAAGTTTAAGATATGTATTTTccttgctacatgtatatgctcaaaattttttaaacttgtgCGGCTAACTGAAATATGCTcccaaaatgtaaaaatttaagttgtattttttaaggCAATTTTTTGGATATTTCGTTGCCATAGTAACAGTTTGATAGTTAATAAGTCACCagttttatctgtattttgtcatttttaggaTGTGTACTTTCTATCTTATATGctctatttctttttaaacttgtATTTATTATTAGCAGTATGTCCAcaaaatgtaacaatttttggttttttgatGAAAACGATATTTTGGGAAATTTTATTGACATGGTTAccaaatgctttttaaaaaccCATCGGTTTTATCTAAAGTTTTAAATGTTCAAGGTGTGTACTTTCTATTTTAGGTATTAAGATTTCTTTGACAAGTGTTATTTTTCCACAACATCTTTCCAAAATATGATGATAGGTAGtgtatatgtaaaatttgaattttcatgtaGTTTCATCGCCATGGTAACacattatgtatttaaaaacccatgaattttatcttaaaagTGTTTTGTAAGGGATGTGTACTTTTATCCTCTGTGCTCAAAATTTTGGCACATGTGGCATTTTTACGTATTATGCCCTTGAAAATGTTTGATTCTGAGGAAAAACCTTAATGACGATTTCTTAAAtaacaacatgtttttaaattatttttaccaTTTGTTGGAAAGGTAGAATAATATTGTTATTATGATTAACAGTGAATATATTGGGCCatatttacagaaacaaaaataaaatttgtatagttttgtttaatttttttttttaattgccgAAAGTAAGAGATTAATTCAAAATAGTATGTGTTTGGTGTTTGCTGTTCAGGTACATTTACATGGTGCCACGTTACCATGGCAACAAAGGTTGAACAAAAAAGTCATCATCTCCAATGATGTTCTGGTGGTCCATAAAActtcatattaaaatttcataGAAATCTGAGTTGGTCATGAATCACCCCCTGCCTGGTTCTTACAAATAGCTGTACTTAATTATTcggatttattataattatacatgacATTCTTGAAGAAACCAATGGTTTTATGTTTAGTTTGAATTGAGTCAAATGGCACGTGACGGACACTCTCGATCTCAAGtctactatacatgtattagcagcgataaaatatgtttactttATTTACGTTCACAATCATTCAATCTTGatctcaattttttaaattgtgaattgttttggttaaaaattgtcttgaaatatttgaatcttgttttttttagataatttaaaTCGAACCATTTTACGTACATCTTATGGTTTTATATAATTCTGTCGTTTACAATGTGCTTAAACACTTAATTCAAACACACGTGTTATAATGtttgaattttcatttgttataaatgattaattttgttttttattttaactctCACTTATTTAagtctttcaaataaaaatatttaattttgaaagtatattatatatatatatatatatatatatatatatatatatatatatatatatatatatatatatatatatatagtataacAATGCCTACCTATTCCAGACATACTGCGTTCGGAAATATGAAGTCTGTAATTGTTGGTTTTGTTTTCTATGCTGAAGTCGTATTCTACATGCCTCGTCTCTCCGTCAAAGCTAGTTAGCTCTATTCTCAGAACAGTATACCCATTAGTTGTTAATTCGTGAATATATTGATTACCTGACAAAGAAATGAGGCTTCAACCTTaattttgtcaacaaaataaactaatattttacataaaaatgtcaTATATGTTCTTTCACAGTAAAAGTCACATTCAAGTACAGAACAAAAACAGTTAGGCATTTGCATTCCATCTTTTAATGAGGTTTGACTTCTtaataaacacaatttttatCTTCTTCCTACCCACCTAACCAGAGCTCAGATTGAGGAGAACCAAATCCGTTCTCATATTCGGCCCAGTTTCTGTAGAAATCAACTGATCCATCAAACCGCCTTTGAATCACCTAGTGAAAATAaaaagaggaaaagaaacaaaaactaagaaaaactttttactcccatttttgctgtatattcaaatatttaagaaatagtCATGTTAGTTTCAAAATGTGTTATCTATCGGATGTATAATAAATGACTTTTTATGCTAGACCGTTTTATCGTCTTGTCTTGCAGTTACAATGAAAAACAGTCAAACAGTGTTTGGATCTAAGCGCAAATTATCTCCACCGACAGAGCTTAGAACTTAGAAATAATCGATAGATTCGATGCTATATATTTAGaagcattgtttatttttagataccttgaaaataggcAGATTAAACAATTAGGATATTTCTGACTAGTGTTTTCCTACACCAGTGGTTGGCTGTTTCAGTCGTAACAACTAGGACATTTCCCATGGCGAAAACTACATTTTTTCGCCAGCGGAAATAACCGAGCAATTACGATGGCTTtgattcaattttcaaaaaatatttcgatCACTGATACATAATGCATCGGAGAGTTTGCTGgcgttaattctatctttaaatattacacatcaTAAATAGTAAAGGGTTTTCGTCTTGAAGAATAGCTCGAGAAGTTTGTGCAAAAAgctcgagaattcatattagaAGAAAATGtgcttaattatttaaatacaacAAAGACTACTtgcatgcaaaataacatagcgttacgtttaaaataaatagttacCAATAAattcaactcccgtcagtacctcagcattttgatttttaaaaagtgttttcatGAACTTTAAAGAATTACAGAGTCAAGGAATACTTTCATGGCATGTTATatcaaaaaatgtgaaaagctTTCCTAATacctattttaaataaatagtaTGATATTAAATATGaccttaaatatttcaaatattttttttttagagaatagtcaatttatttcattcatcaGACTTGTAATgagaatatttgaaataaagcttgtttttttttaactttgtttgaaaatgaaacttgacatactttacacttgtgttttaaaaaaaataatctgcatATATGTACTCTTTTTCCGTTACAGAGTGAGGTATTCCGAATCCTTGTTATCAAACTTTGTCTGTGTGTTGTACTTTCATTTATTTGCATATACATAGTATTATCAAATCcttaattaaatcaaagataacattttcttcataaattcaGCTAGTTTGTTTACTGAACATTTGACAAAACACTTTGTTGATTTTGGTCAACATTAGCTACGAGGGAGCAAGTTATCAACCCCTGCACCTCTGACAACGTTcctgagagagaaagagagaaagagagagagagagagagagagagagacagacagagagagatagTTCTTCCTCGAGTAAATGTTCTTAAAAAAGGGTAAAATATGTTTATCAATGgaaaaagatttaaatcatACTTATGTAAGAAATGAGTCCTTATATTGTTCGTTAAACAGGACAAACATATCTTGACTACTGTGCCACTTACGATCCAAAAGAAGCTATCGTTATGATAAGGGACTTCTTGTTTTCCATCGCTGAATGTAATGCTCATTACATTAACTCCATCAGCAGGACCTAAAAATATAACTTAgttgataataaaaacagagaaTAAGAtaacattttgatatatttttattaacttaTCAAAAgacaaaaatcaatttcatttgtTCCTTACATTTTCTAaggagaaagaaaaaatattaagtaGTAAATACTTGTTTCTTATTCTTTTGGGCaatctataaaatatgttcaaaacaaaacattttctaaaCCAGCCAGAAACTCTATGTAATGTTTGAAAACTTTCATTGTTCTGCTTCCATGGTGGTAAAACAGAACAGAAAAACTTCCGATATTATAAACGTAAGATGAAATAGAGTTGGGTTataatgttttgtatattatattgttCAATGATATACTATGGAATTATCATTTATCATTGTCAATATGTGAATTAACAGAAGAAGGTTTTATTTATTCTACATGTGCTATATATCAAATATAGGTGTTTCAGAGAGAATCAAAAAGATACAACACGTTTTAATCCAACGACCAAGGGATTGAGGAACCAaaatatgttcttttttttggtCCTTTTGGTCTGTGCGGACGACATACAACATCTTTAAGCTTAGTACAGTActtaaaataacatatttccGTGTAGAAAGAACCAACGTTTGTTGCGCTTCCTTACTTTAAGAATCTAGACATCTAAACATCTAAATATAGATTTGTATATCTTTAACTGTGATTCCTATTATGATTCTTGAATGGGCTTAAGTTACTTTCTAATTAATGTGGACCTTTGCATATGTAAAACtgttgaaaatatttcttaatgCTGGTGGGAATGGAATTGTTGTCATGTCATCATTTATTGTTCTGGGAACTTggaatataaaacataatttaaatcCCTTAGTATCAATTGTATTCCGTTCATcaatactttgaaaatgttgATCAATATTGGTTGACTGTACCGTGAGTCGAATTCGTCGTGGGTGTGTAAGCTCTCTGGATTGAAGTTGTTGAATCCGTATTATGGGGCGTCAAATCCATTATAGTGGAAGTCGTCCCTACATCTGATGTACTGATAGTTGAATCTATCGATAGATAGAAAATATGGACCATGGATCTAGTCAATTTATTATAGTTGGGCGCATTGAAGAACTAGAGAGATGcattattatgaataaaaaattaatctatgGCTTAATTTTTTTCCTGACAGTTTTATTGAAAGAAATACAGAGGAAACTCAAGGTCACTCCTACAGTTATtcctacattttttaaaattgtaagatatttttatcaatgttgTTTGGATTTTCCAAGATAACAAAATGAAGTCATACAAAGTGTTTCTATGTTTCCCAAAGTTGTACTTGAATTACACATGTATTCGTTTATCAAAGATGTCCATCTACGGATATTCTGTTAACTCAATTTTATTCGCGTGCGATAAATATTCGAGAGAATCGATCTCGAGAGCCTCTTCGTTAGGAATATTTCTCACAGCGAGCTAAGCTTTGTCATATGAGTGTTGTATCTAAGCCAGCGTTGAGAAAGAGTGGTCGCAAAAAATAGTCGTCGCGAACAAGTTTATCTCCCGTGATTCGCTAAGCCATTGTgattaaaagttggtttacagccAATCACTGGACTCTTcattaatttaacaatttaaacattaaaaaaagagttttaaacTTTTAGATGTAATCACTCCTATCAAAAACCTTCTTACGGGTTTAGAgtacattttaaagaatatctGCTTTCTTCAATGTAAAATTACGGAAAATATATCTTACTGTTGGTGGAAATAGAACTACTTGTCCCATCATCATATATTGTGCTCGGTCcttgaaaatataacaaaaaagcaTCAATAGAGTTAAAACCATTAGTATCGGTTGTATACCAATTATCAATACTTCgaaatgttgataaaatgtgTTTGACTGTACCATGAGTCGAATGCATCGTTGTTGAAGTTGTTGAATCCACATTTTGGGACGTCAAATCCATTTCAATTGAAGTCGTTTCTAGATCAGATGCACTTATAGTTGAATCTATCGGTACATATAAAGTATGGACCAATTTATTAAGCCAATTTATAATAGTTGGGCgcattgaaaaacaaataagatgcattattgttgaatttttttcatgaatgtttcattgaaaaaatatagaCTGTTTAAGCATATCTTTAAcaacatacaaataaacaattgGATAAcatagcaatgaaaaattgtTAAAGCTATGCATGAAATTATTGTACAAAAGAAACCGTTATGGTATGAATAAATCTTACTTTCAGTagaaatgtaatatatattatcacTGTGGTTTGGATTTTTCTTGAGGGCactctgtaaaaataaaacagatataATACTTTAGTACCTTTAAATAATTTCCAATGTTTAAGAATTTTTATGTAACtatgcttaaataaatattttatctgttaATTTCacattcgctgtaaatatttttattagaaatatCAACCAAACACATCTTAAAATATtgtatgaaattatttttaagaagaagagaATCCCAACCTTTTTACCATGGATTTGTTTCTgcatcatttataaaatatacccTCGACATAAAGATACTTGTATTTTCATTTACGGAAagtcaatgataaaaaaatgacaaactaTCATCATTTGAATTGAGAGAGATAtctaagcattgaatcattattttttgaaagatatagtttCATAACTGTAGTGGTGTGTGCAAACAACTTGAGTAACGCGCGCccgcgcgttatgaaaatttgtatgcacacccCGCTACAGTTATGatactatatctttcaaaaaataatgatttaatgcttatatttacatttttttaacttcttgccttgtctgcaaatgtgatttaaacGTCAAAATTTCCGTATTATCCTAAGGGtgagttcaaattaatggaagagccactgtaacagccacaagcgaaATTTTATTcccgcttgtgacgttgcattttacagcgtttaGCATTTgcgacgtcataataaaactagtcattctaacctttgagtaccctgtgtgtgttacggtcttataactgcagtgtcttttcacacactttacatgcaaaaaatatttggaatgtaaatatatgtattatattcaCTTAGTAAATTGTCATCCGTAACTtcagaataaataatttataatattgtacAATACTGTCTCAATCATATAACATAAAACTGCATGATGTGCCATAATGTCAAAAtacagaaataatttaaaatattgatactttTCCATATATGAAACAGACCAATTTgtttatgcatttttaaaaatttcactttAAAAGAAGATAAAAGAAACCCCTGGATCATATACTTAATTGTTGAATACGAAATAAGTAAACATTATGCTTGTATTTGTGTGCAGAAAAAAGATACACGTAATATATGTCTTCAATTTGTGCAAACATTTGGCCCAGGgacatttgtttacatgtaagaGGGCTCAATGATTATGTCCATTTTAAGACAGTATTTAACTCCTTTTAAAAAGgccatttataaaaatataggaaaataccaaaataaataaaaaaataaataaaaataataattaataaaataagtaATTGAGTTCTTCTTTGCATAATTATAGTTTAGAGCTACACAAATCATATTTAACCATTTTAGATAGATGTGGTCCGTaaattgttgaccatccagtctccttaaaatttgaaaatatgacatataaaatgaataatcaatattttgataagtgTAAAGATGTAcagtttaaatataaatctataaatataaagatttttttacagtAGAGTATTACACAAATACATTATTCAGTACGTCTTTCTCCAGTAGCTGAACCacttattacaaaaaaatgttgtatGTTCAAGGAAACATTGTTCAAGTTGTGTAACAAACACACTGTTTAGGAATATTATGGTTATTAAAAGTAATGCATTGTTCAAGTTATATGAAGGTGTTTAAACGTTGTTATCAAAATTCACCAAGAAGTATTAACAAGAACTTAAGAGGTATAAAATGGATATGATAATGGAgagcaataaaataaaaatattaattgtttcaatttacgtgagctaaaaatagaattaatttaaaatcacaaaagcaacaattaatacaaaaaaatttacataattatgtattatcCAACCATAATGAGGAGAAATATaccttaaaattgttttaaataactttCATACAATTATCATTACGGATACAAAAGATATACCTTCATATACCATCTGCACAGTTCGTTTGAGGTATTTGACAAATTACTTTGGTAGTTGGTAGAATTCCACAGACGACAAATTCTGCCATCACAAATATCAAGTCCAACACACTGTTCTGCACTTCTGCACGCGGCGCTACACTCCACAATGAGGATcctttttattgataaagtAAATTCGCGAAAAACATTTGGTTCTATATTCTTAGATATCGTCGATATGAAGGTAAACCGATTTTCCTCAATATTAGCGACACATTTTTGGAAGCAAATTCCTATCAATGTCAGGATATAGACCATAGAGATTTGAATGTAAAATAACAtcctgttgaaaaaaaaatcagagttAGTTTTATTGAAAATCCTGAACAAATCAACTAACTGATGAAACCTGAGGTTTAATATCTCATTTATAACATGCGGtcaatagaaataaaatgttttatcaaaacacTTTTCAAGTTATTTACGTACTGATCGATTTACAAGTATTGAATTTTTACAGTTCAGTATCCATCATTTTCCTATTGATCTGAAGTCCTTTTTCCGCACGGCGATGAAAAGAGACAAAgaaattcttgtttttttttaaagtaggtTTTCCTGAGATGAACGTGCTCATAAGTGTTTCATACAAAAATTGCTTTTAAAGCATATCATGCTGTTTATTAACATAGCTAAAAACGAGATGCAAAACAATGATGCTAAATAAATACTCTCCACAATTGTGAGTTATCTAACCTTCAAAATTCCCACGATTCTGAAACAAAAGAATGGTTCTAGCAATAAGATAgggattttatatcaaatagttTTCTGGCAACctaatttgctttattttttttatgaatgatatTGGTCCGTTTccttaaagaaatatattaaagaatatacacataattatttcaatagaatTCCTGGGACAAACATATCCCAACCACACATAAACTATTAAATAGAGTCGTTATATAATTAAGGTTCAAAGAACAATTGAGTATTaccatatttttttacaatttcaattaACAAAACATGAAAATGCATTTATACAACTCTTATTTCGTCctcaaaaattgacaaatttGTGGAGAAGATGCTTAACCACAAAACAAATTACCATCATGATgagtaaaaacaaaactatggcgttgtaactttttttggcactagaattttttttttttttttttgttttgttttgtttttttttgtttgttttttttgcatctatttaaaaagaaatctataATTCAACCGGAAACTGCTGTTCAGTTGTCGTAAAAACTTAGTAGTAACCTTTATAAAcgtgtattttttaagttttccaGAATATCCAAGGAGCATTGCTATGCCAACAGCATACAATGCTAATATTAAATATCTCTTCTAATTAGTGATAAAAGGaattatttcatcaaataaatCGATACATATTGTAAATCAAGGAAGACTTGATAAGTAACAGGGAGATTAGTAGTTTTCTAAAACAGCAGTTTAGATTGATTATTTTATAGACTGTTAAGAGCCTCCAAAATTAAATCCATTAGAAATTAGTCTTGTAATTTTTAACAACTGAatcaactttattgtttaaagaTTGTAAACCACGAACTTTTAATAGCACGtatgacattttttgttttaatcttatAGCATAAAAAGTATAAGAGAGATCTATGCTTGGGAACTACTCATATAAGTAACATAATAATGGAAATTCACAACCATTGATTCGGTTGCTAAATTTAGAGTCATTTAAAGGTCATGGACTTCATTGACAAAACACATTAGaatgcaaatatttatatttacataattctaGCAATTGTGCGATTGAAgattgaaatatataattatgcaacCGGCGTGCACTTTAACAGTAGATCATTCGACACAAGGTGTGCCgatatgacaaaaaataagCATTGAACTAAGGAATGACAAATCTGGTTTGCCATCACCAACTGAGAGAGACACTGGGATATGTAATTTTTCGCATGTCACCACTTGGAAGAAAGAGTTTCGAATGTTATTGGCATTCACTGAACTGTTGGGAAACTTCCAGATGCGTAATCTTAATGGAATGAATTTTTCACATCTAATACATAGTCTTGGTCATTTGGAATTTCGAGGAATTAAAGAGGTATGATCatcgcgggtaggttaaggcaactcatagtttaatgaccgtcaaaattatgatcaatttaaataatgtttatttttatgaaaacagcgctggatattaataccaagtgaaagagttcaccaagatattatttttctacttcggaatcgactcaatctttgaagctgccgtgccatggtatcacgtgacagttaaaaatagataacTTTTTTACCTTCACGAAAAATCAataagtgtaacactaccccgaagttcatttgtatgttttctACAATATTTCGATTGgaaattagttcatgtttattagtattactgctagaagcCTATTGTacatcgcataaaataaatattgtaaatatttatcggaaaccctctcaacttcaaaaagttcattgaaaatactacgtattgttcgtttaaaacaataaagcaccggattctagcagcacttttcatgtagtttaggtcatataccgttgatatttaccaaaatcaTCTTTCCTAATATccagggtagtgttacacttttgccattttttgtacacgctgacaga
The window above is part of the Magallana gigas chromosome 10, xbMagGiga1.1, whole genome shotgun sequence genome. Proteins encoded here:
- the LOC117688207 gene encoding uncharacterized protein: MSLSGGQVSPIKFQLKTPLREVQSSTRRYLKRKAKEVVHTVLNHLAPGQSSDMFQLLYEDNCHEDTEQSDKTELEITDTILQLYCEAENNALKRQLLSLLSLPNAHSKSKLQKLIPGLTKWEIDQSRAHAASHGAGSLPGPMEPGYRNRMNKEKLEHALSFFLDPKFHQICSYGTKDLHCDNGQTVTIPQVVRTTCHSSLLQMYKSYCSETGFVPLSDSTLYKILSTCSASNRTNLTGLDNIATDGAAAVDDLIKMCDQLKGLGSETNTVANLTTALKSLKMYLKSEYKFSVGLSSGCQDHCLKFALSHPTNVLLQEECDHSHEEICGKCNILNEINSALFNEIQNIRTSDVAEELALTAEKALEKISDWKAHILRTQNQEEGRYRALEELQPHQLLIIMDWAMKFLPALYREKQSDFFGQKGMSWHVSVAIFRAEDGSLKHKTFNHIFGAVRQDWFAVASAIEHIL